A portion of the Saimiri boliviensis isolate mSaiBol1 chromosome 1, mSaiBol1.pri, whole genome shotgun sequence genome contains these proteins:
- the SPATA2L gene encoding spermatogenesis-associated protein 2-like protein produces the protein MGSSSLSEDYRLCLERELRRGRAGVCGDPSLRAVLWQILVEDFDLHGALQDDALALLTDGLWGRADLAPALRGLARAFELLELAAVHLYLLPWRKEFTTIKTFSGGYVHVLKGVLSDDLLLKSFQKMGYVRRDSHRLMVTALPPACQLVQVALGCFALRLECEILGEVLAQLGTSVLPAEDLLQARRASGDVASCVAWLQQRLAQDEEPPPLPPRGSPAAYRPPLDLYRDLQEDEGSEDASLYGEPSPGPDSPSAEVAYRPPLWEQSAKLWSPEGQAWDPSAEELSQASTQPYGALEGLEPESSAFSFLSLHSELSRPGDLATPESSAGASPRRIRAEGVPASAYRSVSEPPGYQAHSCLSPGALPTLCCDTCRQLHAAHCAALPACRPSHSLRVLLGDAQRRLWLQRAQMDTLLFNSPGARP, from the exons ATGGGCAGCAGCTCGCTGTCCGAGGACTACCGCCTGTGCTTGGAGCGCGAGCTGCGAAGGGGCCGCGCGGGCGTGTGCGGGGACCCCTCGCTGCGCGCGGTGCTCTGGCAGATCCTGGTGGAAGACTTCGACCTGCACGGGGCGCTGCAGGACGACGCGCTGGCGCTGCTCACCGACGGGCTGTGGGGCCGCGCCGACCTGGCGCCCGCGCTGCGCGGCCTGGCCCGCGCCTTCGAGCTGCTGGAACTGGCCGCTGTGCACCTGTACCTGCTGCCCTGGAGGAAGGAGTTCACCACCATCAAG ACCTTCTCTGGGGGCTACGTGCACGTGCTGAAGGGTGTGCTGTCAGATGACCTCCTCCTCAAGAGCTTCCAGAAGATGGGCTACGTACGCAGGGACAGCCACCGGCTCATGGTGACCGCCCTGCCCCCCGCCTGCCAGCTGGTGCAGGTGGCCCTGGGCTGCTTCGCCCTCCGGCTGGAATGTGAGATCCTGGGTGAGGTGCTGGCCCAGCTGGGCACCAGTGTGCTGCCAGCTGAGGACCTGCTGCAGGCGCGGCGTGCCAGTGGGGATGTGGCCTCCTGTGTGGCCTGGCTGCAGCAGCGGCTGGCCCAGGATGAGGAGCCGCCACCCCTGCCCCCCCGAGGCTCCCCTGCCGCTTACAGGCCCCCACTGGACTTATACCGGGACCTGCAGGAGGACGAGGGCTCCGAGGATGCTAGCCTCTATGGGGAGCCGTCGCCAGGTCCCGACTCGCCCTCGGCGGAGGTGGCCTACAGGCCGCCACTCTGGGAGCAGAGTGCCAAACTGTGGAGCCCTGAGGGCCAGGCCTGGGATCCCTCAGCTGAGGAGCTGTCGCAGGCCAGCACCCAACCCTATGGGGCCTTGGAGGGGCTGGAGCCAGAATCCTCcgccttctccttcctctccctgcacAGTGAGCTGAGTAGACCTGGAGACCTGGCCACTCCCGAAAGCTCTGCGGGGGCCAGCCCCAGGCGCATTCGGGCTGAGGGCGTACCAGCCTCAGCCTACAGGTCTGTCTCTGAGCCCCCAGGCTACCAGGCACACAGCTGCCTGTCCCCTGGTGCCCTGCCTACCCTCTGCTGCGATACATGTCGCCAGCTGCATGCTGCCCACTGCGCGGCCCTGCCCGCCTGCCGCCCCAGCCACTCCCTGCGCGTGCTGCTTGGTGACGCCCAGCGGCGCTTGTGGCTGCAGCGTGCACAGATGGACACCCTGCTTTTCAACAGCCCCGGGGCCCGGCCCTAG
- the CDK10 gene encoding cyclin-dependent kinase 10 isoform X4, with translation MDKEKDGIPISSLREITLLLRLRHPNIVELKEVVVGNHLESIFLVMGYCEQDLASLLENMPTPFSEAQVKCIVLQVLRGLQYLHRNFIIHRDLKVSNLLMTDKGCVKTADFGLARAYGVPVKPMTPKVVTLWYRAPELLLGTTTQTTSIDMWAVGCILAELLAHKPLLPGTSEIHQIDLIVQLLGTPSENIWPGFSKLPLVGQYSLRKQPYNNLKHKFPWLSEAGLRLLHFLFMYDPKKRATAGDCLESSYFKEKPLPCEPELMPTFPHHRNKRAAPATSEGQSKRCKP, from the exons GCATCCCCATCAGCAGCCTGCGGGAGATCACGCTGCTGCTCCGCCTGCGCCACCCAAATATTGTGGAGCTGAAGGAGGTGGTTGTGGGGAACCACCTGGAGAG CATCTTCCTGGTGATGGGTTACTGTGAGCAGGACCTGGCCAGCCTCCTGGAGAATATGCCAACACCCTTCTCAGAGGCCCAG GTCAAGTGCATCGTGCTGCAGGTGCTCCGGGGCCTCCAGTACCTGCACAGGAACTTCATCATCCACAG GGACCTGAAGGTCTCCAACTTGCTCATGACTGACAAGGGCTGTGTGAAGACAG CGGATTTTGGCCTGGCCCGGGCCTACGGCGTCCCAGTAAAGCCGATGACCCCCAAGGTGGTCACTCTCTG GTACCGAGCCCCCGAGCTGCTGCTGGGAACCACCACGCAGACCACTAGCATCGACATGTG GGCCGTGGGCTGCATCCTGGCCGAGCTGCTGGCCCACAAGCCCCTTCTTCCCGGCACTTCCGAGATCCACCAGATCGACTTGATCGTGCAGCTGCTGGGGACGCCGAGTGAGAACATCTGGCCG GGCTTTTCCAAGCTGCCGCTGGTTGGCCAGTATAGCCTTCGGAAGCAGCCGTACAACAACCTGAAGCACAAGTTTCCGTGGCTGTCGGAGGCCGGGCTGCGCCTGCTACACTTCCTGTTCATGTACGACCCTAAGAAAAG GGCGACCGCTGGGGACTGCCTGGAGAGCTCCTACTTCAAGGAGAAGCCCCTGC CCTGTGAGCCTGAGCTCATGCCCACCTTTCCCCACCACCGCAACAAGCGGGCTGCTCCAGCCACCTCCGAGGGCCAGAGCAAGCGCTGCAAGCCCTGA